A genomic segment from Zingiber officinale cultivar Zhangliang unplaced genomic scaffold, Zo_v1.1 ctg249, whole genome shotgun sequence encodes:
- the LOC122037268 gene encoding replication stress response regulator SDE2-like, producing MATYQIFVKFLDGRTRCLQIPSPTVSGEDLRRDIVTRTGIPPRSLRVVSGIREISDSTIISASSDGLFPSITLLLRLPGGKGGFGSLLRGAATKAGQKKTNNFDACRDMSGRRLRHVNAEKKLEEWKAEAEDRRLEKLAEDFLKKKAKEVKKNSKVDVEKYLEKYREDTEKCMEKVEESVRQSFALYKESKRKILPLSEPSSKRLKIWLGKKKVDESESESDDGELEDKDDDSENGDQKSEVLDSGNSSNQSELQDGGSPSGSASITNSDVESSGGGSETRNVDEINKGGALNSLVIEQESGSRGSDSASDEILNCVTGTPEEVDAPTDLVSGSMVVTELSVAKSKEENQPQSVQKKTDLVVESTTDNSYVDGSLNFDDYDSPDGLELLGMEQLKTLLQKYGLKCGGTLRERAARLFLLKTTPVEKLPKKVLARP from the exons ATGGCGACGTACCAAATCTTCGTGAAGTTTCTAGACGGAAGGACCCGCTGCCTCCAGATCCCGTCTCCCACCGTTTCCGGTGAAGATCTAAGGCGCGATATTGTAACCAGAACTGGAATCCCCCCTCGATCCCTCCGCGTCGTCTCCGGAATCCGGGAGATCTCTGACTCTACCATCATATCGGCCTCCAGTGATGGTCTCTTCCCCTCCATCACCCTCCTTCTCCGTCTCCCCGGTGGCAAAGGAGGGTTCGGTTCCCTGCTCCGAGGCGCGGCGACCAAGGCTGgtcaaaagaaaacaaacaacttTGACGCTTGCAGAGACATGAGCGGTCGCCGGCTGCGCCATGTGAACGCCGAGAAGAAGCTCGAGGAGTGGAAGGCCGAGGCCGAGGACCGAAGGTTGGAGAAACTCGCGGAGGATTTCCTTAAGAAGAAGGCGAAGGAGGTGAAAAAGAACTCCAAGGTGGATGTGGAAAAGTACTTGGAGAAGTACAGGGAGGATACTGAGAAATGCATGGAGAAGGTTGAGGAATCGGTGCGACAATCCTTTGCATTGTACAAGGAGTCGAAGCGCAAAATTTTACCGTTATCAGAACCTTCTTCTAAGCGTCTTAAGATATG GCTGGGAAAGAAAAAGGTGGATGAAAGTGAGAGTGAGAGTGACGATGGCGAACTTGAAGATAAAGACGATGACAGTGAGAATGGCGATCAGAAATCTGAGGTGTTAGATAGTGGAAATTCTTCAAATCAAAGCGAACTGCAAGATGGCGGCTCACCATCTGGTTCTGCTTCTATCACTAATTCCGACGTAGAATCATCTGGTGGTGGTTCTGAAACGAGAAATGTTGATGAAATAAATAAAGGTGGCGCCTTGAATTCTCTGGTAATAGAACAGGAGTCTGGAAGTAGGGGCAGTGATTCTGCATCAGATGAAATTCTCAACTGTGTAACTGGAACACCGGAGGAAGTTGATGCTCCAACTGATTTGGTTTCTGGTTCCATGGTGGTAACAGAGTTAAGTGTGGCTAAATCAAAAGAGGAAAAtcaacctcagtcagtgcagaaaAAGACTGATCTTGTAGTTGAATCGACCACTGACAATTCCTATGTAGATGGATCTCTTAATTTTGATGATTATGACTCTCCAGATGGTTTGGAG CTGCTTGGAATGGAACAACTCAAAACATTGCTACAGAAGTATGGTCTTAAATGTGGCGGTACCTTGAGGGAGCGTGCGGCAAGGCTCTTCCTGCTCAAAACAACTCCTGTGGAGAAGCTGCCTAAGAAGGTGCTCGCTAGGCCTTGA
- the LOC122037267 gene encoding protein MANNAN SYNTHESIS-RELATED 1-like — MAVDARQVLAGFLTMAMFIMLGNMIKRDHFDSVTVTVQETSIIQFDALKEEQKSLNQASTESIQELKPCWAKPVSKEVEQSKGYITFSLTGGPEHHISQVTDAVVIVRYLDATLVLPDIRGSELGQKRNFEDMYDADKFIASLDGVIKVARELPAELTAESPSVVKVPNRVSREYIANNVEPIFQRNSYLRLTSVFPKINLKGNGKPITDLDSTACLAMFGSLEMKREILEVAERMVERLKILSRNTGSQFIAIDLRVDVLEKKGCKEKGNGKKPCYSPLEIRDFLRKVGFNADSTIYLTETWWHESLNPLKEMFPKTYTKDDLIPAEKKGQFLQPGAAELQRALDFQICSKSDVFVPAISGLFYGNVAGKRIASGRTQILVPSKVSSSSPVATDFISTYVSKKNHLAYSCFC, encoded by the exons ATGGCGGTGGATGCCAGGCAAGTGCTCGCCGGATTCCTCACCATGGCCATGTTTATCATGCTCGGCAACATGATCAAGAGAGACCATTTTGATTCCGTTACG GTAACTGTGCAAGAAACATCAATCATACAATTTGATGCATTAAAGGAAGAACAGAAGTCTCTGAACCAAGCCTCTACCGAGAGCATCCAAGAACTTAAACCTTGCTGGGCCAAGCCAGTTTCAA AAGAAGTAGAGCAGTCTAAAGGTTACATTACATTTTCCTTAACTGGAGGTCCTGAGCACCATATCTCACAG GTCACTGATGCAGTTGTTATAGTGAGGTATTTGGATGCTACCCTAGTGCTTCCTGACATCAGAGGAAGTGAGCTTGGTCAAAAAAG GAATTTTGAAGATATGTATGATGCTGATAAGTTCATTGCAAGCTTGGATGGTGTTATAAAAGTAGCAAGGGAGCTTCCTGCTGAATTAACTGCTGAAAGTCCATCTGTTGTCAAAGTACCCAATAGGGTTTCAAGAGAATACATAGCCAACAATGTTGAACCAATCTTCCAAAGAAATAGTTATTTGAGACTTACAAGTGTCTTCccaaaaatcaatttgaaaggAAATGGCAAACCAATTACCGATTTGGATTCAACTGCTTGCTTGGCTATGTTTGGAAGCCTTGAAATGAAGCGTGAGATCTTGGAAGTGGCTGAACGAATGGTTGAGAGACTAAAAATACTTAGTCGCAATACCGGAAGTCAATTTATTGCAATTGACCTCAGGGTTGATGTGCTAGAGAAAAAAGGctgtaaagaaaaaggaaatgggaAAAAGCCTTGTTACTCTCCTCTGGAGATCAGAGACTTTTTAAGAAAAGTTGGTTTCAATGCAGACAGCACAATTTACCTTACTGAGACTTGGTGGCACGAAAGTCTCAACCCCTTGAAGGAGATGTTTCCAAAAACTTATACGAAG GATGATCTAATACCTGCAGAAAAGAAAGGTCAATTTCTCCAACCAGGAGCTGCAGAACTACAGCGAGCTCTCGACTTCCAAATATGTTCCAAAAGTGATGTGTTTGTGCCGGCCATCTCTGGTCTGTTCTATGGGAATGTAGCCGGAAAAAGAATAGCTTCAGGCCGCACGCAAATACTTGTTCCATCCAAGGTTTCCAGTTCCTCTCCCGTTGCAACTGATTTCATCTCAACTTACGTATCCAAGAAGAACCATCTTGCATATTCATGTTTCTGTTAG